A section of the Cydia amplana chromosome 15, ilCydAmpl1.1, whole genome shotgun sequence genome encodes:
- the LOC134654671 gene encoding WD repeat domain phosphoinositide-interacting protein 4-like yields MAQRSGSGITSLGFNQDQGCFTCCLTSGLRVYNVEPLVEKAHYSKEELGEVSLCEMVFRTNWLLVVKARRPCALLLLDDQQRAFRAEVLFKSPIRAIRARRDKVAVVLSSSIQVLSLPSLQRVALVRTPAGSRPLCALATEPGAALLAAPAPRKGSAQLLDVSRAVKGAQSSSPAVLGCHQSELVCLGLSANGAKLATASARGTIIRLWDTASKQMLHELRRGSDYANVYCIKFNPGGTLVCCVSDTGTLHVWAARGGYAHVAAAPAAPNTRALCAFAGDDQAVVICEDGTFHKFTFSAEGSCHRSEFEYFMQVGDDDEFLQ; encoded by the exons ATGGCACAGCGGAGCGGCAGCGGGATAACTAGCCTGGGGTTTAACCAGGACCAAG GCTGCTTCACTTGCTGCCTCACATCAGGCCTGCGCGTCTACAATGTGGAACCGCTCGTGGAGAAAGCACACTACA GCAAAGAAGAGCTCGGCGAGGTGTCCCTCTGCGAGATGGTGTTTCG CACCAACTGGCTCCTAGTGGTCAAGGCGAGGCGGCCATGCGCGCTCCTGTTGCTGGACGACCAGCAGAGGGCATTCCGAGCCGAGGTGCTATTCAAGTCGCCAATACGGGCGATACGAGCGCGGCGAGATAA agtgGCAGTAGTGTTGTCATCAAGCATACAAGTGCTGTCTCTGCCGTCGCTGCAGCGAGTGGCGCTAGTGCGGACGCCAGCTGGCTCGCGGCCCTTGTGCGCATTAGCCACCGAGCCGGGGGCAGCGTTGCTGGCCGCGCCTGCGCCGAGGAAAGGCTCAGCGCAGTTGCTG GATGTGTCCCGGGCGGTAAAAGGTGCCCAATCGAGCTCCCCAGCGGTCCTAGGGTGCCACCAGAGCGAGCTAGTATGCCTAGGTCTATCGGCAAACGGCGCGAAGCTAGCAACGGCGTCGGCGAGGGGAACCATCATACGGCTGTGGGATACCGCGTCGAAGCAAATGCTGCACGAACTGAGGCGGGGCTCTGACTATGCTAATGTGTACTG TATAAAGTTCAACCCGGGCGGCACGCTGGTGTGCTGCGTGTCGGACACGGGCACGTTGCATGTGtgggcggcgcgcggcggctaCGCGCATGTGGCGGCCGCCCCGGCCGCGCCCAACACCAGGGCGTTATGCGCCTTCGCGGGAGACGACCAGGCTGTCG TGATATGTGAGGATGGCACGTTTCACAAGTTTACTTTCTCGGCTGAGGGCAGCTGCC
- the LOC134654675 gene encoding uncharacterized protein LOC134654675, whose translation MDFSTTVSSDYQWPFPKPIIGKPCEPPSPDSRPPARLAPVAPYCHCDAHSYSPKVQQYQQLLEKEKKLCDDYEQLRRQMVDVTNDILDHPCDDLDSKMTTMYKSTYQKRSFPIAEYRAIMAASQSPAPIPMESNRLGVLRCYKDPTHFSEPPAIVRPTIEPPREVHTGVSPQSFQMYNADFPGRTEYQDTYSASAVACWRSMQRYKEPMPSTRRRADDSCV comes from the exons ATGGATTTCTCAACAACAGTATCAAGCGATTACCAATGGCCCTTTCCAAAGCCCATCATAGGAAA ACCATGCGAGCCTCCATCTCCGGACTCGAGGCCGCCGGCGAGGCTGGCGCCAGTGGCCCCGTACTGCCACTGCGACGCCCACTCCTACTCCCCGAAGGTGCAGCAGTACCAGCAGCTGCTGGAAAAGGAGAAGAAGCTGTGCGATGATTATGAGCAGCTGAGGAGACAG ATGGTAGACGTTACAAATGACATTTTAGACCATCCATGCGACGATTTGGACAGCAAAAtgacaacaatgtacaaatccACATACCAAAAAAGAT CATTCCCAATAGCCGAATACAGAGCAATAATGGCCGCCTCCCAATCACCCGCCCCGATCCCAATGGAGAGTAACCGCCTCGGCGTCCTGCGCTGCTACAAGGACCCGACACACTTCTCAGAACCCCCGGCCATTGTCAGGCCAACCATCGAACCACCGAGAGAGGTACACACAGGAGTATCACCTCAGTCCTTCCAGATGTATAACGCCGACTTCCCAGGGAGGACAGAGTACCAGGACACTTATAGCGCCTCTGCTGTGGCTTGCTGGAGATCTATGCAGAGGTATAAAGAGCCAATGCCGTCCACGAGGAGACGGGCGGATGATTCGTGCGTGTAG